The following proteins are encoded in a genomic region of Gimesia algae:
- a CDS encoding SDR family NAD(P)-dependent oxidoreductase — protein MDLQLMGKTAVVTGSTSGIGQAIAQALVNEGATVVVNGRDADRTKEAANSIQGSGKAVPVHGDVGSAAGVAEFLERLTAVGDVDILVNNAGIFQPMPFFEIPDEEWSRFFEINVMSGIRLSRALAPGMQQRGWGRILFISSESAFSIPDEMVHYGMTKTAQLSVMRGLAKTLRGTGVSVNAVLPGPTWTEGVAEYVGKLAEQEGMSEEEMRKQFFPRFRPQSLIERFIEPTEVASMVTYLASPVSAATTGSAHRVEGGMVDDLG, from the coding sequence ATGGATTTACAACTGATGGGAAAAACAGCGGTGGTGACGGGCTCGACTTCGGGCATCGGTCAGGCGATTGCCCAGGCGCTGGTGAATGAAGGGGCGACGGTCGTCGTCAACGGTCGCGACGCCGATCGGACGAAAGAGGCGGCGAATTCGATTCAGGGATCAGGGAAAGCGGTTCCCGTTCACGGCGATGTGGGTTCTGCAGCAGGAGTGGCGGAATTCCTGGAGCGACTTACAGCTGTGGGAGACGTGGATATTCTCGTGAACAACGCGGGAATTTTTCAGCCGATGCCGTTCTTCGAAATTCCCGATGAAGAGTGGTCGCGGTTTTTCGAAATCAATGTGATGAGTGGCATCCGTCTGAGCCGTGCGCTGGCTCCGGGTATGCAACAGCGCGGATGGGGGCGGATTCTCTTTATCAGCAGTGAGTCTGCATTCAGCATACCGGATGAAATGGTGCACTACGGGATGACGAAAACGGCACAGTTGTCTGTGATGCGGGGGCTGGCGAAGACACTGCGCGGGACAGGAGTGAGTGTCAACGCGGTGCTTCCCGGCCCGACGTGGACGGAGGGAGTGGCCGAGTATGTTGGAAAACTGGCAGAACAGGAAGGCATGTCTGAAGAAGAAATGCGCAAGCAGTTCTTTCCCCGCTTTCGCCCTCAATCATTGATTGAACGGTTTATTGAACCGACTGAGGTTGCTTCGATGGTAACCTATCTCGCCTCACCGGTGTCTGCGGCGACGACCGGATCTGCACACCGTGTTGAAGGGGGAATGGTCGACGATCTGGGTTAA
- a CDS encoding DUF1569 domain-containing protein: MTTQTADRRKLSYATLQDIIDDATRLTAADAPTTGNWSKGQIFDHLARLMDYSLDGFPFQLPWFFRVLGKHYFKARILKNGMLPGINLKGDSGKALLPDAVDDQAGLEHLRNAIQRLTSESKRYPSPFFGELSQEEWDLLHRRHAELHMSFIAEP, from the coding sequence ATGACTACACAGACCGCCGATCGTAGGAAACTCTCTTACGCGACCTTACAGGATATCATTGACGATGCCACTCGGTTGACCGCTGCAGATGCACCCACCACGGGCAACTGGTCGAAAGGGCAGATCTTTGATCACCTGGCGCGGCTCATGGATTATTCTCTGGACGGTTTCCCGTTTCAACTGCCCTGGTTCTTTCGAGTTCTCGGGAAGCATTATTTCAAAGCACGCATTCTGAAGAACGGTATGCTGCCCGGCATCAATTTAAAAGGAGATTCTGGAAAAGCCTTACTCCCTGATGCCGTTGATGATCAGGCTGGTCTGGAACATCTACGGAATGCCATCCAGCGGCTCACTTCAGAATCAAAGCGTTATCCCAGTCCCTTTTTTGGTGAACTGAGTCAGGAAGAATGGGATTTGCTCCATCGTCGACATGCAGAACTGCATATGAGTTTCATCGCAGAACCATAG
- a CDS encoding gamma-glutamylcyclotransferase family protein: protein MTANSDTLIFVYGTLKRGFCRAHNLHDQTFLSTAKTTAEYTMYHCGTYPGLVRNNMDGISIQGELWRVDNRALELLDEVEGVAENLYHRAPIQLIQPQITETVEAYFYQRSVNQMPVVGDNWC from the coding sequence ATGACCGCAAATTCAGATACATTGATATTTGTCTATGGGACCTTAAAACGTGGCTTCTGCCGCGCGCACAATCTGCATGATCAGACCTTTCTCTCCACTGCGAAAACCACAGCTGAGTATACCATGTATCATTGTGGCACCTATCCAGGCCTGGTCAGAAACAATATGGATGGTATCAGTATTCAAGGGGAATTGTGGCGCGTTGATAACAGAGCACTCGAGTTGCTGGACGAAGTGGAAGGCGTTGCCGAAAACCTGTATCACCGTGCTCCGATTCAGTTGATACAGCCCCAGATCACTGAAACAGTAGAGGCCTACTTTTATCAGAGATCTGTCAATCAAATGCCTGTCGTAGGTGATAACTGGTGTTAA
- a CDS encoding NADH-quinone oxidoreductase subunit K, producing MTLLTPVALLHNQLLVAVLLIALGFLGMLLQRNAFSMVFSLLLWLQGAGLICAAYGQSRGAREGSLSFLLIVLFLLPLLSMLTFLIIQSRRRRQTKREVVSETDSPYRIFPDQGADSGG from the coding sequence ATGACACTGCTGACACCGGTTGCATTGTTACACAATCAATTACTGGTAGCGGTTCTCCTGATTGCATTGGGCTTTCTGGGTATGCTCCTGCAGCGGAATGCCTTTTCGATGGTCTTCTCTCTGTTGCTCTGGCTGCAGGGAGCAGGTCTGATCTGTGCCGCCTATGGTCAGTCGCGTGGTGCAAGAGAGGGAAGCCTTTCCTTTCTGCTCATTGTCCTGTTTCTGTTGCCGCTGTTGAGCATGCTGACCTTCCTGATTATTCAGTCGCGTCGGAGACGACAGACGAAACGGGAAGTCGTTTCAGAAACCGACTCGCCGTATCGCATCTTTCCTGATCAGGGAGCAGATTCAGGTGGATAA
- a CDS encoding peroxiredoxin family protein, with amino-acid sequence MIKTVRRFFLFSLALSCLTSTALSIDVHAAEKDSTRPAVGDTAKDFELATPAGKQVKLSDQLKKGPVVLLVLRGYPEYQCPVCTRQVGQFIANAAKLKEAKASVVMVYPGAAQDLEKRAEEFIRDQSLPENFYFLVDPDYKFTNAYHLRWDAKRETAYPSTFVIDTDGKIKFAKISMTHRGRADVKDVLQALSE; translated from the coding sequence ATGATCAAAACAGTACGACGTTTTTTCCTTTTCTCACTGGCACTTTCGTGCCTCACATCAACAGCCCTCAGTATCGATGTGCATGCGGCAGAGAAGGATTCCACGAGACCAGCAGTGGGAGATACAGCCAAAGATTTTGAGTTGGCGACCCCCGCGGGCAAGCAGGTCAAGCTTTCCGATCAGCTCAAGAAAGGCCCCGTGGTGCTGCTCGTGCTGCGTGGATATCCGGAATATCAATGTCCCGTTTGTACGCGGCAGGTGGGTCAGTTTATTGCGAATGCCGCGAAGCTGAAGGAAGCAAAAGCAAGCGTGGTGATGGTTTATCCGGGCGCGGCACAAGATCTGGAGAAACGGGCTGAAGAATTCATTCGCGATCAGAGTCTGCCTGAGAATTTTTACTTTTTGGTAGACCCGGACTACAAATTTACCAATGCCTATCATCTGCGCTGGGATGCCAAACGGGAAACCGCATATCCCTCCACGTTCGTCATCGACACGGATGGCAAGATCAAGTTTGCGAAGATCAGCATGACGCACAGAGGCCGGGCCGATGTCAAAGACGTCCTGCAGGCATTAAGTGAGTAA
- a CDS encoding FAD-dependent oxidoreductase, with product MSGTESVKIVIVGGVAGGASAATRARRCNENAEIILFEKDEYVSFANCGLPYYIGGEITERSKLLVATPELFKNRFNIDVRTNHLVQSIDVENKTVSVLNQVTGESSTESWDRLILSPGAAPIVPPLPGINAQNVFTLRNLNDTDAIKDYIEQHTCRRAVVVGAGFIGLEMVEQLHHLKMETNLVELQPQVLPPLDPEMARLIQNELTAHDVKLHLGTALEKVNVENETAVGVELGNGTTLETDLIILGIGVAPATGLAKEAGLEIGKFGGISVNEFMQTSCPEIYAVGDAVEYMHGVLMQPLRIPLAGPANRAGRIAGQHAATGSADPMMSPVGTAIVRVFGLTAAMTGLSKKFAEKASRTNRSVIVVPKHHAGYYPGAESLFLKLTYDPETERVLGAQAIGKEGVDKRIDVIATALKFRASIRDLAGLDLAYAPPFGSAKDPVHIAAFVAGNDLDGLASIVEVDADLDAYQILDVRTDKEVETFSLPKIIHIPVDELRQRLSELDPAKPIVTVCHTALRAYIATRILKQSGFKDVRNLTGGMLMQRYARSDMFE from the coding sequence ATGTCAGGGACAGAATCAGTGAAAATCGTGATTGTCGGTGGAGTCGCCGGCGGAGCCAGTGCCGCGACGCGTGCCAGGCGTTGTAATGAAAACGCGGAAATCATCCTGTTTGAGAAAGATGAATACGTTTCCTTCGCCAATTGTGGTCTGCCTTATTATATCGGCGGGGAAATTACCGAACGCAGTAAACTGCTCGTTGCCACTCCGGAGCTTTTCAAAAACCGTTTCAATATCGATGTCCGCACGAATCATCTGGTGCAGTCCATCGATGTGGAAAATAAAACAGTATCTGTATTGAATCAGGTCACCGGTGAATCTTCTACAGAATCATGGGATCGACTGATTCTTTCTCCGGGTGCCGCTCCCATTGTTCCTCCACTGCCGGGCATCAACGCTCAGAATGTCTTCACGCTCCGTAATCTGAACGACACGGATGCCATCAAAGATTATATCGAACAGCACACTTGTCGCCGGGCCGTTGTGGTGGGTGCCGGATTTATTGGCCTGGAAATGGTCGAGCAACTGCATCACCTCAAAATGGAAACCAATCTGGTTGAACTGCAGCCTCAGGTACTTCCGCCCCTCGATCCCGAGATGGCACGGCTGATTCAGAATGAACTCACCGCGCATGACGTCAAGCTGCATCTGGGGACGGCTCTGGAAAAAGTGAACGTCGAAAATGAAACCGCGGTGGGTGTCGAACTGGGGAATGGTACGACGCTCGAGACGGATCTGATTATCCTTGGCATCGGCGTGGCGCCTGCGACGGGTCTGGCGAAAGAAGCGGGCCTCGAAATCGGAAAGTTCGGCGGTATTTCTGTCAACGAATTTATGCAGACCTCCTGTCCCGAGATCTATGCCGTTGGCGACGCGGTGGAATACATGCATGGGGTGTTGATGCAACCTCTTCGTATTCCACTTGCCGGACCCGCAAACCGCGCCGGTCGAATCGCCGGTCAACATGCAGCCACCGGATCTGCCGATCCCATGATGTCTCCCGTTGGTACCGCGATCGTACGCGTGTTCGGCTTAACCGCCGCCATGACCGGGTTGAGTAAGAAGTTTGCAGAAAAGGCTTCTCGCACGAATCGTTCCGTGATCGTCGTTCCCAAGCATCACGCCGGCTACTATCCCGGTGCCGAATCTCTATTCCTCAAACTCACCTATGATCCGGAAACCGAACGGGTTCTGGGCGCGCAGGCCATCGGGAAAGAAGGCGTCGATAAACGTATTGATGTGATCGCGACTGCTCTGAAATTCCGGGCTTCGATCCGCGATCTGGCCGGACTCGATCTCGCTTATGCACCCCCGTTCGGCTCTGCGAAAGATCCCGTACACATCGCCGCCTTTGTGGCTGGCAACGATCTGGATGGTCTCGCATCCATTGTTGAAGTCGATGCCGACCTCGATGCGTATCAGATCCTTGACGTCAGAACAGATAAAGAAGTGGAAACCTTCTCGTTACCCAAAATTATACATATCCCCGTCGACGAACTCCGTCAGCGACTTTCAGAACTCGATCCCGCTAAGCCCATCGTCACGGTCTGTCACACCGCTCTCCGGGCATACATTGCCACACGCATTCTGAAACAGTCCGGCTTCAAAGACGTCCGCAACCTCACCGGCGGTATGTTGATGCAACGCTATGCCCGATCTGACATGTTTGAATAA
- a CDS encoding toll/interleukin-1 receptor domain-containing protein yields MANSEYVDVFKTGAVAIDRWRTENSEVKVDLSGADLSGADLMETNLVGADLRGANLVGADLSGADLVGANLVGANLEKADLCFADLSGADLSWANLHRANLRQAIFNGAHSRNTLWVEVDLSRAVELETIKHWGPSTIGVNTLMWSKGKIPKEFLLGCGLPDDVISHVTGYFASTAVDFFSCFISFCSEDSAFAHRLYDTLQARGIRCWLDEKQKSSGPGAPTDRGLKIWDKVLLCASEHSLTSDWVNQEIADAFDNEDRQYRKDTVLIHSLLPLSLDQHLFKDWEHQKKAALCDRLTADFRNWETDPAVFDQQVERVMAALHTNYPGRGPESELA; encoded by the coding sequence GTGGCGAATTCTGAGTATGTGGATGTGTTTAAAACCGGCGCAGTGGCCATTGATCGCTGGCGGACTGAGAATTCGGAAGTCAAAGTGGATTTGAGTGGAGCCGACTTAAGCGGAGCCGACCTGATGGAAACGAATCTGGTCGGAGCCGATTTGCGAGGTGCGAATCTCGTCGGAGCCGACTTAAGCGGTGCCGATCTGGTTGGCGCGAATCTGGTTGGTGCCAATCTGGAAAAAGCCGACTTGTGTTTTGCCGATTTGAGTGGCGCGGACTTAAGCTGGGCCAATTTGCATCGCGCGAATTTAAGACAGGCCATTTTTAACGGCGCCCACTCACGTAATACCCTCTGGGTTGAAGTTGATTTATCCAGAGCCGTGGAACTGGAAACGATTAAGCATTGGGGTCCCAGTACCATAGGCGTCAATACACTCATGTGGTCTAAAGGGAAAATCCCAAAAGAGTTTCTGCTGGGTTGCGGCCTGCCCGATGACGTCATTTCGCATGTGACTGGTTATTTCGCCAGCACCGCCGTCGATTTCTTTTCCTGCTTTATCAGCTTCTGTTCAGAAGACTCTGCCTTCGCTCATCGATTGTATGATACGTTACAGGCCCGGGGAATTCGCTGCTGGTTGGATGAAAAGCAAAAGTCGTCTGGACCAGGTGCCCCCACTGATCGAGGGCTGAAGATCTGGGATAAAGTACTGCTGTGTGCTTCAGAACATTCTTTAACCAGTGACTGGGTCAATCAGGAAATAGCAGACGCTTTTGATAACGAAGACCGTCAATACAGAAAAGATACGGTCCTGATTCATTCCTTACTTCCACTCAGCCTGGACCAGCATCTGTTTAAGGACTGGGAGCATCAAAAGAAAGCGGCACTCTGTGATCGATTAACCGCTGATTTCAGAAACTGGGAAACAGACCCAGCGGTATTCGATCAGCAAGTGGAACGGGTGATGGCGGCGCTGCATACCAATTATCCCGGTCGCGGACCGGAATCTGAGTTGGCTTAG
- a CDS encoding zinc-binding alcohol dehydrogenase family protein, whose protein sequence is MKAVGLTRYLPIDNPESLMDVELEKPEPGGRDLLVAVKAIGVNPVDTKVRAPKDQVEPEPKVLGWDAAGIVEAVGPEVELFQPGDEVYYAGDITRPGCNSEFQLIDERIVGSKPKSLDFAQAAAIPLTSITAYEAFFARLELDAEGTNRGETLLMIGGAGGVGSIGIQLAKLAGLTVIATASRPESTEWVKQLGADHVINHYEPLRPQIEALGLKYVDSIALFNNTDQHWEGVVDLIRPQGKIVSIVENQKPLAQTMMKTKSATFVWEFMFTRSMFQTPDMIQQHRLLNRVSKWIDGGQLRSTANEVLSPINAANLRAVHQKLETGRSIGKIVLQGWD, encoded by the coding sequence ATGAAAGCCGTTGGTCTGACTCGCTATCTGCCCATTGATAATCCAGAATCGCTAATGGATGTGGAATTGGAAAAACCGGAACCGGGTGGTCGGGACCTGCTGGTGGCAGTGAAAGCGATCGGCGTTAATCCGGTAGACACGAAGGTCCGGGCACCAAAAGATCAGGTCGAACCGGAACCCAAAGTGCTCGGCTGGGATGCAGCAGGAATTGTGGAAGCCGTCGGTCCCGAAGTAGAACTGTTCCAACCGGGGGATGAAGTCTATTATGCCGGCGACATCACACGGCCGGGATGTAATTCTGAGTTTCAGTTGATTGACGAGCGGATTGTCGGTTCGAAACCGAAGTCGCTCGATTTCGCTCAGGCGGCGGCGATTCCATTGACATCAATTACAGCTTACGAAGCATTTTTTGCGCGACTGGAACTGGATGCCGAGGGAACAAATCGGGGGGAGACGCTGTTGATGATTGGAGGCGCCGGCGGCGTGGGCTCGATTGGAATTCAACTGGCGAAGCTGGCAGGGCTGACCGTGATTGCGACGGCATCGCGGCCTGAATCAACAGAGTGGGTCAAGCAACTGGGAGCTGACCATGTGATCAATCACTATGAGCCACTGCGACCACAGATTGAAGCGCTGGGTTTAAAATACGTCGATTCGATCGCGCTGTTCAACAATACCGATCAGCACTGGGAGGGGGTCGTCGACCTGATTCGACCTCAAGGCAAGATCGTCTCGATTGTGGAAAATCAAAAGCCGCTGGCACAAACGATGATGAAAACCAAATCAGCGACGTTTGTCTGGGAGTTTATGTTTACGCGATCGATGTTCCAAACGCCGGACATGATTCAGCAGCATCGTCTGCTCAATCGGGTATCCAAGTGGATCGACGGCGGTCAACTTCGCAGCACAGCGAACGAAGTGCTTTCACCGATCAATGCTGCGAATCTGCGGGCAGTGCATCAAAAGCTCGAAACGGGACGTTCGATTGGTAAGATTGTCTTGCAGGGATGGGATTAG
- a CDS encoding sodium/glutamate symporter, protein MFADFAIISILLVIAHLLRSRIRFLQYLLIPAPILAGFLGLAGGPQFLDLLPFSLTAEGKLAMDRYPYELIAILFATLFLGHQPRRPSLKTMLRDVGDTWFYNFATYIGQYGIALLFGLFVLPYFFPDLNPGFALMMPAGFAGGHGTATAVSESLQAGGFEDALSLGYTFATIGLLTGIFGGLLLINIATRFGWTHLVKSAQDLPESTRSGFLPPEEQSSLGTNTVSAMSLDPLTWHFAIVMAAFGGAHGVDYLFRHVLESKVILPLFAVSLLVSAILQMSLELCQLGKYVDRQVMSRIGSSVSDYLIAFAVASIKISVVVEYLAPLIVMSLLGFLYAVAMLWFLGRHLFHNFWFERSIFAYGWMTGVVGIGVLLLRIVDPNLKSKTLQDYGLAFVGISPLEILLIVAVPPLVAQQIILAPALVIIIVAIACFCLSVFLVGWFRTPPSQLRSGEQEIIDDLT, encoded by the coding sequence ATGTTTGCAGACTTTGCTATCATCTCGATCCTCCTGGTCATCGCACATCTGTTACGCTCCCGAATACGGTTTCTGCAATACCTGCTGATTCCTGCTCCCATTCTGGCCGGCTTCCTGGGTTTGGCCGGTGGGCCTCAGTTTCTCGACCTGCTCCCCTTCAGTCTGACTGCCGAAGGCAAGCTTGCGATGGATCGCTATCCTTATGAATTGATCGCGATTCTCTTCGCAACTCTCTTTCTCGGCCATCAACCTCGACGTCCCTCTCTGAAGACCATGCTGCGTGATGTCGGTGATACCTGGTTCTATAACTTCGCCACTTACATAGGTCAGTATGGGATTGCACTCTTATTCGGGTTGTTTGTACTTCCGTATTTCTTTCCCGATCTGAATCCCGGATTTGCATTAATGATGCCGGCCGGATTCGCAGGCGGTCATGGTACCGCAACAGCCGTCAGTGAGTCCCTGCAGGCAGGAGGTTTCGAAGATGCGCTGAGTCTGGGATACACGTTTGCCACTATTGGACTACTCACCGGCATCTTCGGTGGACTGCTATTAATTAATATCGCGACCCGCTTCGGCTGGACGCATCTTGTCAAGTCGGCCCAGGATCTGCCGGAAAGCACACGGTCTGGATTCCTCCCACCGGAAGAGCAGTCATCGCTGGGGACAAATACCGTCAGCGCCATGTCCCTTGATCCACTCACCTGGCATTTTGCGATTGTTATGGCAGCATTCGGCGGTGCACACGGCGTTGACTACCTGTTTCGACACGTGCTGGAGTCCAAGGTGATCCTCCCCCTGTTTGCTGTGTCTCTGCTGGTGAGCGCGATCCTGCAGATGTCTCTCGAACTCTGCCAGTTGGGAAAATACGTGGACCGTCAGGTTATGTCCCGCATCGGATCTTCGGTCTCTGATTATCTCATTGCGTTCGCTGTCGCATCAATCAAAATCAGTGTGGTGGTGGAATACCTGGCACCGCTGATTGTGATGTCGCTGCTGGGTTTTCTCTACGCAGTCGCCATGCTCTGGTTTCTGGGACGCCATCTGTTTCACAACTTCTGGTTTGAACGCAGTATCTTCGCTTATGGCTGGATGACCGGTGTCGTCGGGATTGGCGTGTTACTGCTGCGGATTGTCGACCCTAATCTGAAATCCAAAACCCTGCAGGATTATGGTTTGGCGTTTGTCGGCATCTCTCCTTTGGAGATTCTATTGATCGTCGCCGTGCCTCCACTCGTTGCCCAGCAAATCATTCTGGCTCCTGCCCTTGTGATTATCATCGTGGCTATTGCCTGTTTCTGTCTCTCCGTATTTCTGGTCGGCTGGTTTCGCACGCCTCCCAGTCAACTCCGCTCGGGGGAGCAGGAGATTATTGATGACTTAACTTGA